A window of the Gossypium hirsutum isolate 1008001.06 chromosome A05, Gossypium_hirsutum_v2.1, whole genome shotgun sequence genome harbors these coding sequences:
- the LOC107951008 gene encoding uncharacterized protein isoform X1, which yields MGSSVMVDVPSSRNDQTAEKEGGDCDGLNIETCLLDLNQQCQGLGHEVSRLNRYNLENKDKLRSLKSRIEAFNQREVQLTREIEQLERKVLMSMLQKGFNDDELEKFGEVKEIKGCEVLKEKKLEQEFLDLVLEIGKINDKFKEIGIGIEETEKCEKTEDSKDLDSDLAGQLLNLSQRVSDKKESMEKLENMGNAVDNVEWSDGDPENEIKNGNVSDDGEEEEIGARELCKEIEILEAMLERGSFELLDLKTAMEEIEALKGSEKMTSEMEELESGLWELKRAIAELKGKKSKELKCWVTKEEGNLNWGSIIASVGAAVVAVAAMVFVRRATGVKFTAERGNKHRTG from the coding sequence ATGGGAAGCTCTGTGATGGTCGACGTCCCATCGTCGCGCAATGATCAGACGGCGGAGAAGGAAGGCGGTGATTGCGATGGGTTGAATATCGAAACCTGTCTTTTAGATCTGAATCAGCAATGTCAGGGCCTAGGGCACGAGGTATCTCGATTGAACCGTTACAATTTAGAAAACAAAGATAAATTGAGGTCTTTAAAGAGTAGGATTGAAGCATTTAACCAACGTGAAGTTCAATTAACTCGTGAAATTGAACAACTTGAACGGAAAGTTCTAATGTCGATGCTTCAGAAAGGGTTCAACGATGATGAACTGGAGAAATTCGGGGAAGTGAAAGAAATCAAAGGATGCGAGGTTTTGAAAGAGAAGAAATTGGAACAAGAGTTTTTGGATTTAGTGCTAGaaatagggaaaattaacgaTAAATTTAAAGAAATCGGGATCGGAATTGAAGAAACCGAGAAATGTGAAAAAACCGAGGATTCTAAAGATCTAGACTCTGATCTTGCGGGTCAGCTCCTAAATCTGAGTCAACGAGTTTCGGATAAGAAAGAAAGTATGGAGAAGCTTGAAAATATGGGTAATGCGGTGGATAACGTGGAGTGGAGTGATGGTGATcctgaaaacgaaataaaaaatgGCAATGTGAGTGACGATGGTGAAGAAGAAGAGATTGGAGCGCGAGAACTGTGCAAGGAAATTGAAATCTTGGAGGCGATGTTGGAGAGGGGAAGTTTTGAGTTGCTTGATCTGAAGACTGCGATGGAAGAAATCGAGGCCTTAAAAGGGTCAGAGAAGATGACAAGCGAGATGGAAGAGTTGGAATCTGGCTTGTGGGAGCTGAAGAGAGCTATTGCCGAGTTGAAAGGCAAGAAGAGCAAGGAGCTTAAGTGTTGGGTCACGAAAGAGGAAGGGAATCTCAATTGGGGTTCAATTATTGCCTCAGTTGGAGCCGCTGTTGTAGCTGTTGCTGCCATGGTTTTCGTGCGGCGCGCAACGGGCGTGAAGTTTACAGCAGAGAGGGGAAACAAGCATAGAACCGGTTAG
- the LOC107951011 gene encoding membrane protein PM19L: MANNQMQPVAGLLLFLNFCMYVIVLGIGGWAVNKAIDHGFIIGPGFELPAHFSPIYFPMGNAATGFFVTFAMLAGVVGVASAIAGINHIRSWHASSLPSAASVAGVAWTLTLLAMGFACKQIDLEIRNARLRTMEAFIIILTVTQLFYIAAIHGGA, from the exons ATGGCCAATAATCAAATGCAACCCGTGGCTGGTCTGcttttgttccttaatttctGCATGTATGTCATTGTTTTGGGGATTGGTGGATGGGCCGTCAATAAAGCCATCGATCATGGTTTTATCATTG GACCTGGCTTTGAGCTTCCCGCGCATTTCTCACCCATTTACTTCCCCATGGGAAATGCTGCCACTGGATTCTTCGTGACATTTGCTATGCTAGCCGGAGTTGTCGGTGTAGCATCTGCCATTGCTGGCATTAACCATATCCGTTCATGGCATGCCAGTAGCTTACCGTCAGCAGCTTCGGTTGCGGGCGTTGCTTGGACCCTTACTCTACTTGCCATGGG ATTTGCCTGCAAACAGATTGACCTTGAAATCAGGAATGCTCGTCTG AGAACAATGGAAGCATTTATAATCATTCTTACAGTTACACAGCTTTTCTACATAGCAGCGATTCACGGTGGCGCTTAA
- the LOC107951008 gene encoding uncharacterized protein isoform X2 has product MVDVPSSRNDQTAEKEGGDCDGLNIETCLLDLNQQCQGLGHEVSRLNRYNLENKDKLRSLKSRIEAFNQREVQLTREIEQLERKVLMSMLQKGFNDDELEKFGEVKEIKGCEVLKEKKLEQEFLDLVLEIGKINDKFKEIGIGIEETEKCEKTEDSKDLDSDLAGQLLNLSQRVSDKKESMEKLENMGNAVDNVEWSDGDPENEIKNGNVSDDGEEEEIGARELCKEIEILEAMLERGSFELLDLKTAMEEIEALKGSEKMTSEMEELESGLWELKRAIAELKGKKSKELKCWVTKEEGNLNWGSIIASVGAAVVAVAAMVFVRRATGVKFTAERGNKHRTG; this is encoded by the coding sequence ATGGTCGACGTCCCATCGTCGCGCAATGATCAGACGGCGGAGAAGGAAGGCGGTGATTGCGATGGGTTGAATATCGAAACCTGTCTTTTAGATCTGAATCAGCAATGTCAGGGCCTAGGGCACGAGGTATCTCGATTGAACCGTTACAATTTAGAAAACAAAGATAAATTGAGGTCTTTAAAGAGTAGGATTGAAGCATTTAACCAACGTGAAGTTCAATTAACTCGTGAAATTGAACAACTTGAACGGAAAGTTCTAATGTCGATGCTTCAGAAAGGGTTCAACGATGATGAACTGGAGAAATTCGGGGAAGTGAAAGAAATCAAAGGATGCGAGGTTTTGAAAGAGAAGAAATTGGAACAAGAGTTTTTGGATTTAGTGCTAGaaatagggaaaattaacgaTAAATTTAAAGAAATCGGGATCGGAATTGAAGAAACCGAGAAATGTGAAAAAACCGAGGATTCTAAAGATCTAGACTCTGATCTTGCGGGTCAGCTCCTAAATCTGAGTCAACGAGTTTCGGATAAGAAAGAAAGTATGGAGAAGCTTGAAAATATGGGTAATGCGGTGGATAACGTGGAGTGGAGTGATGGTGATcctgaaaacgaaataaaaaatgGCAATGTGAGTGACGATGGTGAAGAAGAAGAGATTGGAGCGCGAGAACTGTGCAAGGAAATTGAAATCTTGGAGGCGATGTTGGAGAGGGGAAGTTTTGAGTTGCTTGATCTGAAGACTGCGATGGAAGAAATCGAGGCCTTAAAAGGGTCAGAGAAGATGACAAGCGAGATGGAAGAGTTGGAATCTGGCTTGTGGGAGCTGAAGAGAGCTATTGCCGAGTTGAAAGGCAAGAAGAGCAAGGAGCTTAAGTGTTGGGTCACGAAAGAGGAAGGGAATCTCAATTGGGGTTCAATTATTGCCTCAGTTGGAGCCGCTGTTGTAGCTGTTGCTGCCATGGTTTTCGTGCGGCGCGCAACGGGCGTGAAGTTTACAGCAGAGAGGGGAAACAAGCATAGAACCGGTTAG
- the LOC107951010 gene encoding uncharacterized protein yields the protein MPSGSKKRKAAKKKKEQATNNTNSSTNNNPHGNGDQRSQDERESDGGDVGSPASQGDPNHQHPFNEKEEEGKRGASPVQSHVTEDKSVEEANRDAESSEISRSDDVFSVKVENESGPKEDLESTLVAIRHIKHEKSSSSSSSRSSSDDESQASQKNSKEEAYNFVSEATAYGNEDKLATVKSEEVLKLVENEAVGNVDSNSAVETANVDNLVKSGLYVPEELDHAAEVSANKSVSVVVEPGLKESEEKLLPSSNGVSQVELGENEGKNVSSAATSTAESSTMVENPQHLESHDHSEKQRLVASTPPVVQRTSLFSCCGLLDVLTGSGR from the exons ATGCCATCAGGTTCTAAGAAGAGAAAAGCGGCTAAGAAAAAGAAGGAACAAGCAACCAACAACACCAATTCATCAACTAACAACAACCCACATG GAAATGGGGATCAAAGAAGCCAAGATGAAAGAGAAAGTGACGGTGGCGATGTTGGTTCCCCCGCATCTCAGGGCGACCCCAATCACCAGCATCCATTCAATgagaaggaagaagaaggaaaaagaggGGCTTCACCTGTTCAATCGCATGTAACTGAGGACAAGTCTGTGGAAGAAGCCAATAGAGATGCAGAAAGCTCTGAGATATCGAGATCAGATGATGTTTTCTCTGTTAAAGTTGAAAATGAGTCGGGACCTAAGGAGGATCTTGAGAGCACGCTTGTCGCCATTCGGCACATTAAGCATGAGAAGAGCTCTAGTAGCAGCAGTAGCAGGAGCAGTTCAGATGATGAATCTCAAGCCTCTCAGAAGAATTCTAAGGAAGAAGCCTATAATTTTGTTTCTGAAGCGACTGCATATGGCAATGAGGATAAGCTGGCTACTGTTAAATCTGAAGAAGTCCTGAAGTTGGTTGAGAATGAAGCAGTCGGAAATGTTGATAGTAATTCTGCAGTTGAAACTGCTAACGTTGACAATTTGGTAAAAAGTGGGTTATATGTGCCAGAGGAACTGGATCATGCTGCAGAAGTTTCTGCAAACAAATCAGTGTCTGTTGTAGTTGAACCAGGGTTGAAGGAAAGTGAAGAGAAATTATTGCCTTCTTCAAATGGTGTCTCTCAGGTTGAGTTGggagaaaatgaaggaaaaaatgtATCATCCGCTGCTACTTCTACTGCTGAAAGTAGTACTATGGTGGAAAATCCCCAACATCTTGAGTCCCATGATCATTCTGAAAAGCAG CGTCTTGTTGCTTCGACTCCACCAGTGGTGCAAAGAACCTCGTTGTTCAGTTGCTGCGGATTGCTTGATGTTCTTACTGGATCTGGGAGATAA